The Halorientalis sp. IM1011 genome window below encodes:
- a CDS encoding LLM class flavin-dependent oxidoreductase yields MDLSIVDIAPVRAGETATDAYEDTVALAQAAERLGYSRFWVAEHHGLADAIASTTPEVLISHLAAETDEIRVGSGTVLLNHYSPFKVAETFSALDALAPGRIDLGVGRATGMPAVDRALQSGPPRAGDDHAEKIEAVASHVYDAYPDDHPYSDIVMPRSEEGVPEVWVLGSSPSSAEIAGELGLPYAFAAFIRPTVAERALDTYRESFQSSPFDGGLDDPHSMLAVNVACAETDHEAARLRASSEAAYQRMARGAFGPPPTVEEAVDEIGGVPDPTPESLDPSEWPRAVSGSPETIGTLLENMTDQVGADEVIVQNLIEDPEDRIRSHELTAEGVGLAE; encoded by the coding sequence ATGGATCTCTCGATAGTCGACATCGCACCGGTTCGTGCGGGAGAGACGGCGACGGACGCCTACGAGGACACGGTCGCCCTCGCGCAGGCGGCCGAGCGGCTGGGCTACTCGCGGTTCTGGGTGGCCGAACACCACGGCCTCGCCGACGCCATCGCGAGCACGACCCCCGAAGTGTTGATCTCTCACCTCGCCGCCGAGACCGACGAGATCCGCGTGGGTTCGGGGACGGTCCTGCTCAACCACTACAGCCCGTTCAAGGTCGCCGAGACGTTCAGCGCGCTCGACGCGCTCGCGCCCGGCCGGATCGACCTCGGAGTCGGCCGCGCGACGGGGATGCCGGCCGTCGACCGCGCGTTGCAGTCGGGCCCGCCACGCGCCGGCGACGATCACGCCGAGAAGATCGAAGCCGTCGCCAGCCACGTCTACGACGCTTACCCCGACGACCACCCCTACAGCGACATCGTGATGCCCCGCTCGGAAGAGGGGGTCCCCGAGGTGTGGGTCCTCGGGTCCAGCCCGTCGAGCGCCGAGATCGCCGGCGAACTCGGCCTCCCCTACGCCTTCGCCGCGTTCATCAGGCCGACCGTCGCCGAACGGGCACTGGATACCTACCGCGAGTCGTTCCAGTCCTCGCCGTTCGACGGCGGCCTCGACGACCCTCACAGCATGCTCGCCGTCAACGTCGCCTGTGCCGAGACCGACCACGAGGCCGCGCGCCTCCGTGCGTCCTCCGAGGCCGCCTACCAGCGGATGGCCCGCGGCGCGTTCGGCCCGCCGCCGACCGTCGAGGAGGCCGTCGACGAGATCGGTGGCGTTCCGGACCCGACGCCCGAGTCGCTCGACCCGAGCGAGTGGCCCCGGGCCGTCTCCGGTAGTCCCGAGACCATCGGGACGCTGCTGGAGAACATGACCGACCAGGTCGGGGCCGACGAGGTGATCGTCCAGAACCTCATCGAGGACCCCGAGGACCGGATCCGCTCGCACGAACTGACCGCCGAGGGCGTCGGTCTCGCCGAGTGA
- a CDS encoding TetR/AcrR family transcriptional regulator — protein MDDDSATEILEATYRALCRHGYADLTTGDIAAETDRSKGLIHYYYDSKENLFAEFLEFLYEKYTERLASATGNTPRAELFALFESLLVGEETQAGQEFRTAMLEVTAQAPYNAEIQTELARFDAALFDRVSDLVAAGVDVGEFDDRIDPETAAEFLVTTVTGVHTRSVAAGHSTEHLYGIITEYVETHLLVDDQAEAIR, from the coding sequence ATGGACGACGATTCAGCGACCGAGATTCTGGAGGCGACCTACCGGGCACTCTGTCGCCACGGCTATGCGGACCTGACGACCGGTGATATCGCCGCCGAGACGGATCGGAGCAAAGGCCTGATCCACTACTACTACGACAGCAAGGAGAACCTGTTCGCCGAATTTCTGGAGTTCCTCTACGAGAAATACACCGAGCGGCTCGCGTCGGCGACGGGAAACACCCCACGTGCGGAACTGTTCGCCCTCTTCGAGTCGCTCCTCGTCGGTGAGGAGACACAGGCGGGCCAGGAGTTCCGGACGGCGATGCTGGAAGTGACGGCTCAGGCACCCTACAACGCGGAGATCCAGACGGAACTCGCACGATTCGACGCGGCGCTCTTCGACCGGGTGTCCGACCTCGTCGCGGCCGGTGTCGACGTCGGCGAGTTCGACGACCGGATCGATCCCGAGACCGCCGCCGAGTTCCTCGTGACGACCGTGACGGGCGTCCACACGCGAAGCGTCGCGGCCGGACACTCGACGGAGCATCTCTACGGCATCATCACGGAGTACGTCGAGACGCACCTGCTCGTCGACGACCAAGCGGAGGCGATCCGATAA
- a CDS encoding DUF4112 domain-containing protein → MDGSAVADGSGADAEAALRRARGMADLLDEAFRVPGTDFRIGLDPIIGVLPVAGDSVAAVLSLYPVLEAYRLDAPRRTLLWMLLLVGVDALIGSVPVLGPLFDAVWKANEWNVRALERHVEG, encoded by the coding sequence ATGGACGGGTCGGCGGTCGCCGACGGAAGCGGGGCGGACGCGGAGGCGGCGCTCAGGCGCGCCCGGGGGATGGCCGACCTGCTCGACGAAGCGTTCCGCGTCCCCGGGACGGACTTCCGGATCGGACTGGACCCGATCATCGGCGTCCTCCCCGTCGCGGGCGACAGCGTCGCCGCGGTCCTCTCGCTGTATCCCGTCCTAGAAGCCTACCGACTCGACGCACCGCGACGGACGCTCCTGTGGATGCTCCTGCTCGTCGGAGTCGACGCCCTGATCGGGTCGGTCCCGGTACTCGGACCGCTGTTCGACGCGGTCTGGAAGGCAAACGAGTGGAACGTGCGGGCGCTGGAACGCCACGTCGAGGGCTAG
- a CDS encoding MATE family efflux transporter: MGIRSRVSALFKSPEEFDLTSGGIGKPLFFLSMPIVVTNLFQTAYNLADTFWLGQYSTDALAAISFAFPMVFLLISLGMGISVAGSVLVAQYTGASETREAEYAASQTVTFAAVVSLVLGVIGYFLVGDFLGLLGASADVLPMATSYMEVVSLGLLFMFGFMVFVSLMRGYGDTITPMLVMFGSVVLNIVIDPFLIFGWWLFPELGIEGAAIATVFSRSLALFVGLAIMLRGERGVQINPRDMVPDLSYLRRLVRIGLPASIENMGRALSMNLLLFIVALFPDTVVAAYGIGTRVFSVVFLPAIAVARGVETMTGQNMGADEPERAERAAGLAAKVLFVVLSAAGVLVWLAAAPIADLFTTDPAVVEISTQFLRYVALTFGFIGIMRAYTGSFRGAGKTLTAAAISVLMLGVVRFPIAWFAARPLGETGIWLAFAVSNVVGAVVAYAWYRRGTWRESDLTESRVDVEETAVESAPGGD; encoded by the coding sequence ATGGGGATCCGAAGCCGCGTGAGCGCCCTGTTCAAGAGCCCCGAGGAGTTCGATCTCACCTCGGGCGGCATCGGGAAGCCGCTCTTTTTCCTCTCGATGCCGATCGTCGTCACGAACCTCTTCCAGACCGCCTACAACCTCGCGGACACGTTCTGGCTCGGCCAGTACAGCACGGACGCGCTGGCGGCCATCTCCTTTGCCTTCCCGATGGTCTTCCTGCTCATCTCGCTCGGGATGGGCATCTCCGTCGCCGGGAGCGTGCTAGTCGCCCAGTACACCGGTGCCAGCGAGACGCGGGAGGCCGAGTACGCCGCCTCCCAGACCGTGACCTTCGCCGCCGTCGTCTCGCTCGTGCTGGGCGTGATCGGCTACTTCCTCGTCGGCGATTTCCTCGGCCTCCTGGGCGCCTCGGCGGACGTGTTGCCGATGGCGACTAGCTACATGGAGGTCGTCTCGCTCGGCCTCCTCTTCATGTTCGGGTTCATGGTCTTCGTCTCGCTGATGCGGGGCTACGGCGACACGATCACGCCGATGCTCGTCATGTTCGGCTCGGTCGTCCTCAACATCGTCATCGACCCGTTCCTCATCTTCGGATGGTGGCTGTTCCCCGAACTCGGGATCGAGGGCGCGGCCATCGCGACCGTGTTCTCCCGGTCGCTGGCGCTGTTCGTCGGCCTGGCGATCATGCTCCGGGGCGAACGCGGCGTCCAGATCAACCCCCGGGACATGGTCCCCGACCTCTCCTATCTCCGCCGACTCGTCCGCATCGGGCTGCCCGCTTCGATCGAGAACATGGGGCGGGCGCTGTCGATGAACCTGCTGCTGTTCATCGTCGCGCTCTTTCCGGACACCGTCGTCGCCGCCTACGGCATCGGGACGCGCGTGTTCTCGGTCGTCTTCCTGCCGGCCATCGCCGTCGCCCGCGGCGTCGAGACCATGACCGGCCAGAACATGGGCGCGGACGAACCCGAGCGCGCCGAGCGAGCGGCCGGACTCGCGGCGAAGGTCCTCTTCGTCGTGCTCTCGGCCGCCGGCGTGCTGGTCTGGCTCGCCGCGGCCCCCATCGCCGACCTGTTCACGACCGATCCCGCCGTGGTGGAGATCAGCACTCAGTTCCTCCGCTACGTCGCGCTGACCTTCGGGTTCATCGGCATCATGCGAGCCTACACGGGGAGTTTCCGCGGGGCCGGGAAGACGCTCACCGCTGCGGCCATCTCCGTGCTGATGCTCGGCGTCGTCCGCTTCCCGATCGCGTGGTTCGCCGCCCGACCGCTCGGCGAGACCGGCATCTGGCTTGCCTTCGCGGTCTCCAACGTGGTCGGCGCGGTCGTCGCCTACGCCTGGTACCGCCGCGGCACCTGGCGCGAGAGCGACCTCACCGAATCGAGGGTCGACGTAGAGGAGACCGCCGTCGAATCCGCCCCCGGAGGTGACTGA
- a CDS encoding zinc ribbon domain-containing protein, with the protein MSDSLSRKRPWLAALLAVLATGLGHLYLRRWRRALGWIVALVGASVLFVDPGTVDALLAGNPVDPLAIAPIAVVGGFSVVDAYLLASAQNALAQRRVAVEDGQLTHCPSCGKELDDDLEFCHWCSTDLGAFGDSADEIDGDDA; encoded by the coding sequence ATGAGCGACTCCCTCTCGCGAAAGCGGCCCTGGCTCGCGGCGCTGCTGGCGGTGCTGGCTACCGGGCTCGGCCACCTCTATCTGCGGCGGTGGCGACGTGCGCTCGGGTGGATCGTTGCGCTGGTCGGCGCGAGCGTGCTGTTCGTGGATCCGGGGACGGTGGACGCGCTGCTCGCCGGGAACCCGGTCGATCCGCTGGCGATCGCACCGATCGCCGTCGTCGGCGGGTTCAGCGTCGTCGACGCCTACCTGCTCGCCAGCGCGCAGAACGCTCTCGCACAGCGACGGGTCGCCGTCGAGGACGGACAGCTCACCCACTGTCCCAGCTGCGGCAAGGAACTCGACGACGACCTGGAGTTCTGTCACTGGTGTTCGACCGACCTCGGGGCGTTCGGCGATTCAGCCGACGAGATCGACGGCGACGACGCCTGA
- a CDS encoding TetR/AcrR family transcriptional regulator, translating into MTDRSDRSFSGPDEEIMQATYRALREHGYADLTIKRIAEEYGKSTAAIHYHYDTKEALLVAFLDYLLERFVDSIHEVETTDPDERLNLLLDELLVAPKENRDLSVALLEMRSQAPYKEAFSDRFQQNDEYIRYMIKAVINHGIDEGEFEDVDAEHVTHALMTIVDGARTRSVVLGEGELETAREAASEYVDAMLR; encoded by the coding sequence ATGACCGACCGATCGGACCGTTCGTTCTCCGGGCCCGACGAGGAGATCATGCAGGCCACGTATCGGGCGCTCCGGGAGCACGGGTACGCCGATCTCACGATCAAACGGATCGCCGAGGAGTACGGGAAATCCACCGCGGCGATCCACTACCACTACGACACCAAAGAGGCCCTCCTCGTCGCCTTTCTCGACTACCTGCTCGAGCGGTTCGTCGACTCGATCCACGAGGTCGAGACGACCGATCCGGACGAGCGGCTGAACCTCCTCCTGGACGAGTTGCTCGTCGCACCGAAGGAGAACCGGGATCTGTCGGTCGCCCTCCTGGAGATGCGGAGCCAGGCCCCCTACAAGGAGGCGTTCAGCGACCGCTTCCAGCAAAACGACGAGTACATCCGGTACATGATCAAGGCGGTGATCAACCACGGGATCGACGAGGGAGAATTCGAGGACGTGGACGCCGAACACGTCACGCACGCGCTGATGACCATCGTCGACGGCGCACGGACCCGCTCCGTGGTACTGGGCGAGGGCGAACTCGAAACCGCCCGAGAAGCCGCCTCTGAGTACGTCGACGCGATGCTCCGGTGA